The following nucleotide sequence is from Pseudarthrobacter psychrotolerans.
TCCTGTATGCCGAACAGAAGGATGTTGTAATCGTGGCCGCCGCCGGAAACCGGATAGGCGGCAACCTCCAGGTCGGCGCGCCCGCCACCATCCCCGGCGTCCTCACTGTCGCAGGCCTGGATCGCAAGGGCGTAGCGAGCGTCGACTCGTCCTCGCAGGGGATCAGCATCGGCGTGGCGGCCCCGGCTGAAAACCTGCTGGGCGGGATGCCCGGCGGCGGCTACGCAGAGTGGGCGGGGACGTCCGGAGCTGCTCCGATCGTTGCCGGTGTGGCCGCACTCATCCGTTCCAAGTGGCCGGAGATGAGCGCCAAGCAGGTCATCAACCGGATCGTCACGACCGCCAGGGACGCCGGTCCGGCAGGAAAAGACCCGCTGTACGGCTTCGGCGTGCTGAACGCCGAGGCTGCCCTGAAGGACTCCGTCCCGGACGCCGCCGCCAACCCGCTCGGCTCCATCTCGGACTGGATCCGCGTACACCGCCGCGGCAACCTTGGCGCGCCGGCACCGGTGCCCACCGACGAAGTGGCAAGTGCCGTTCCCACGCTGCCCGAGCCCACCGTGCCCGCGGCGAAGGCGCCCTCACAGCGTGACAGTGCCGTTGGCGCCGCCGTCGTAATCGGCTCGGTGGCACTCTTTCTGGTGATCATCGGCGCAGCTGTCTTCCAGCTGCGCCGGGCGGCCCGAAACCCGGGAAGCGCGCCCGAAGAACCCGATACCGGAGCCTTCCAAACCGTTGATTCAGGCGGCAAAACGTAGTTAGTGAAGATTTTCACAAACTGCTGTATCCTTAAATCATGGCAACCACCCCAGAGCTCCAGGACCGTCCCAGGGTACTCGTCGTCGGCGGCGGATACGTCGGCCTGTACGTAGCACTCAAACTGCAGAAGAAGATCGCGAATGCCGGTGGCATCGTCACCCTCGTGGATCCACTGCCCTACATGACTTACCAGCCCTTCCTGCCCGAAGTGGCCGGCGGCAACATCGAGGCCCGCCACGCAGTGGTCTCGCACCGCCAGCACCTGAAGCAGACTGAACTCATCCAAGGCAGCGTCACCTCGATCGACCACGCCAACCGCACCGCCGTCGTGGCGCCCGCGGATGGCGGAGAGCACATCGAGATCCCCTACTTCGACATCGTGGTGGCCGCAGGCGCCATCACCCGCACCTTCCCCATCAAGGGCCTGGCGGACAAGGGCATCGGCCTGAAGACCATCGAAGAGGCCGTGGCCCTTCGCAACAAGGTGCTGGAGCGCCTCGAAGCCGCGTCCACCATCGCGGACCCCGCTGCCCGCGCCAAGGCCCTGACCTTCGTGGTTGTCGGTGGCGGCTTTGCCGGCATCGAGTGCATCACCGAAATGGAAGACCTGGCCCGCGCCGCGGTCAAGAACAACCCCCGCATCCGCCAGGAAGAAGTGCGCTTCGTCCTGGTTGAAGCCATGGGCCGCATCATGCCCGAGGTCACGGCACCGCAGGCCGAATGGGTTGTGGAGCACCTCCGCAGCCGCGGCATCGAGGTCCTGCTGAACACCTCCCTGGACAGCGCTGAGGGCTCCCTGAAGCTCATCAACCTCCCGGACAAGTCCTTCGCCCAGGAATTCGAAGCCGACACTCTCGTCTGGACTGCCGGCGTGCAGGCCAACCCGATGATCCGTTCCTCCGACTTCCCGCTGGAACCGCGCGGCCGAGTCCGCGTTCTGCCGGACCTGCGCATCGCCGGCGATGAAGGCATCATCGACAACGCGTGGGCTGCCGGCGACATCGCCGCCGTGCCGGACCTCACGGGCAGCGGCCTGCCGGACGGCACCTGCGTCCCGAACGCCCAGCACGCACTTCGCCAGGCCAAGCGCCTCGCCAAGAACCTGTGGGCTTCGCGCTGGGACAAGCCGATGAAGGACTACAAGCACAAGAACCTGGGTGCTGTGGCCGGTTTCGGCGAGTGGAAGGGTGTCGCGAACATCAACCTCGTGGGCCGCATCGGCCTCAAGGGCCCGCTCGCCTGGCTGGCACACCGCGGCTACCACGGCATGGCCATGCCCACCATGGAGCGCAAGGTCCGCGTCATCATGGGTTGGATCCTCGCGTTCTTTATGGGCCGCGACACCACCCAGCTGATCGACCTCGACAACCCGCGCGGTGCCTTCGTGGCGGCTGCCACACCGGCTCCCAAGCCGGCTGCGGCTGCTCCCGCCCCGGCGGCCAGCACGCCGGAGGCATCCGCGGGAGCTGCAAAGCCCGGCTCCGCGGAGGCCACCAGCGTGGACCCCAAGCAGTCGGTCACCGCGGACGCCAAGTAACACTGGCATCCTGACGCAGCATTTGTACTGCCCGACGGCGGCTGTCCCCTTAAGGGGGATGGCCGCCGTTTGCGTGTCCCGCCGGGTGTCCCTTCTAGACTGGCACCATGACTGGCGAAAAGAACCTCCAGGCCCTGCTGGCAACACTGAAACCGGTACTGCGCGAGGGAGAGTACGTCTACGTCCTGTGGCCGCATGGCAGGCCGCTCGAGCCCGGCATCGAGGCTGCCGTGCGTGAGGCCGAGGGCCTGACGGTGGTCCTGCCACGGGAAAGGGCAGACAGCCTGGGGCTGCCCTATGACTTTGTGGCGGCCTGGATCACCCTGGAGGTGCACTCTGCGCTGGAGGCTGTTGGCCTGACCGCCGCCGTCGGGAAAGCCCTGACCGACGCCAGGATCAGCTGCAACGTGCTGGCCGGCTTCCACCATGACCACCTGCTGGTGCCGGTGGCGGACGCGCCACGCGCCGTTGAAGCCCTCGCTGAGCTGTCAGCCGCAAGCCGGCACCTGCCCCGGCCCGAGCTGCTGGTCCGGAACGAGACGGCTGCTGACCGGGGCAGGATCCTCGCGTTGACGGCCGAGGCGTTCGCGGTCTCCCCGGTCACAGGCCTGCCCGTGGACGGGGAACCCGAAGAGGTAGAAGTGCTCCGCCAACTCTTCGAATGCGAGGACTACCTGCCAGAGTTCAGCGTAGTGGCGGTGATGGACGACGAAATAGTCGGCCATGTGATCTGCACGCGGGGCTGGGTGGGCGACTACGGGCTGCTGGGGCTCGGGCCCATCGGGGTGACACCCAGGCTGCAGCGCCATGGGATCGGCAGCGCCCTCCTGAATGACACCATCGCCCGGGCCAACGCGGCGGGGGAAGGCGGGATTGCGTTGCTGGGCAGCACCGAATACTACCCGCGCTTCGGCTTCGTCCCGGCTTCGTCCTTCGGCATCCTGCCGCCCGACGAATCCTGGGGCGACCACTTCCAGCTGCTCCCGCTGGCACTCTGGCCCGGCGGGGTCCACGGGACATTCCGGTACGCCGGACCGCTTGCGGGCGAATGACGGGATAGCATAGACCGGGCGCCCCAGTAGCCCAATTGGCAGAGGCAGCGGACTTAAAATCCGCGTGTTGTGGGTTCGAGTCCCACCTGGGGTACATATTTTCTCCCACGGCGCCCCCTTGCGGCCTGCCATACGTCCCTCATGACCTCGAACGGAGCATCGCCTCCGTTGATTCCGCATATGCAACGACTGTTATAAGGATGTGACCTCAGTCACTTATATCCTCCGCGGATTTGCATTAGCTTGAAGTTAAATCAGGAACACCTGATCATCCGCGTCAAAGGCCGTTCGCACCTTTCGATCCAGGAGATTGTCAATGATTTCACTTTCCCCGGCGGCACCCCGTCTTGCCAAGCTCACAGCGCTTAGCGTCGGCGTCGCCTTTCTGGTTACAGCCTGTGGTGGTACCTCCACTCCGAGCTCGACAGAAACCACCACGTCAGCAACTGGGATCTCCTGCCCCGCTCCCGGCGCGGTTCCCGGAAGCACAGCGCAGGCCGGCGCCGGAGGCGCTGT
It contains:
- a CDS encoding FAD-dependent oxidoreductase; the protein is MATTPELQDRPRVLVVGGGYVGLYVALKLQKKIANAGGIVTLVDPLPYMTYQPFLPEVAGGNIEARHAVVSHRQHLKQTELIQGSVTSIDHANRTAVVAPADGGEHIEIPYFDIVVAAGAITRTFPIKGLADKGIGLKTIEEAVALRNKVLERLEAASTIADPAARAKALTFVVVGGGFAGIECITEMEDLARAAVKNNPRIRQEEVRFVLVEAMGRIMPEVTAPQAEWVVEHLRSRGIEVLLNTSLDSAEGSLKLINLPDKSFAQEFEADTLVWTAGVQANPMIRSSDFPLEPRGRVRVLPDLRIAGDEGIIDNAWAAGDIAAVPDLTGSGLPDGTCVPNAQHALRQAKRLAKNLWASRWDKPMKDYKHKNLGAVAGFGEWKGVANINLVGRIGLKGPLAWLAHRGYHGMAMPTMERKVRVIMGWILAFFMGRDTTQLIDLDNPRGAFVAAATPAPKPAAAAPAPAASTPEASAGAAKPGSAEATSVDPKQSVTADAK
- a CDS encoding N-acetyltransferase, with the protein product MTGEKNLQALLATLKPVLREGEYVYVLWPHGRPLEPGIEAAVREAEGLTVVLPRERADSLGLPYDFVAAWITLEVHSALEAVGLTAAVGKALTDARISCNVLAGFHHDHLLVPVADAPRAVEALAELSAASRHLPRPELLVRNETAADRGRILALTAEAFAVSPVTGLPVDGEPEEVEVLRQLFECEDYLPEFSVVAVMDDEIVGHVICTRGWVGDYGLLGLGPIGVTPRLQRHGIGSALLNDTIARANAAGEGGIALLGSTEYYPRFGFVPASSFGILPPDESWGDHFQLLPLALWPGGVHGTFRYAGPLAGE
- a CDS encoding S8 family serine peptidase, translating into MTRATARFSRTASALLAMTLTGISLAAGLTLAPAATADADRDKEYWLGESGITKAWEVSKGAGVKVAVIDSGVDAQHPDLKGAVTGGFDASGAGSPNGQKSLGVKPEHGTLVATVLAGRGHQPAGATASPSPGPAAAGPDGMIGVAPEAEILSVSTWLGSANPAGKSDQDQIPEAVRWAVDNGAKVINISLGSATPQWPQSWDAAFLYAEQKDVVIVAAAGNRIGGNLQVGAPATIPGVLTVAGLDRKGVASVDSSSQGISIGVAAPAENLLGGMPGGGYAEWAGTSGAAPIVAGVAALIRSKWPEMSAKQVINRIVTTARDAGPAGKDPLYGFGVLNAEAALKDSVPDAAANPLGSISDWIRVHRRGNLGAPAPVPTDEVASAVPTLPEPTVPAAKAPSQRDSAVGAAVVIGSVALFLVIIGAAVFQLRRAARNPGSAPEEPDTGAFQTVDSGGKT